CACGCATCAATTTTTCCCGTCCGGCTGAGATTAAACCGCAAGACGGCGGGGATATCGATACCCTCGAAATCGGTGCGAGGATTTGGTCTAACCGCAAATATGTATTCTGCGTACTTCCCGAGGAGCTGAAGGGTAAGAAATTCATCAGATCAAAGATAGAAAAGAGCAAGGCCAAGGCTGAGTCTGATGGATATGTCTATGTGATTGGAAAACAGAAGGCAATTGAAGATGAATTGCTGAAACAGGGCTTTGAGAAAACCAGCATACCCCAGTTTATCCCCTTTGCCCCTAAAGGCAGTTATCTCCGTTATGATGCCGTTTCAGTATATCAGAAGTACGTGAAAAAGGGTGATATAATCGAATACGGCAAATGGGGGATTACCGTGGTTGAGTAAGCAGGAGAGCAGAGAAGGCGATAATATTACTTCAGAGATGGCTGAGCCTAACCCCGTACAGCTTGTACTGATGTTGTTCGCCGGCAGCAGCAAAGCTTCACGGTAAATAAAACATCAACCCCTTCTTGCCCAACACGGGCTTACTCGTTGAAAATTCACATATAATCTGAGTAATCAGTAGATTGATTTGGATTAGAGTTTTTCGAAATGTCTCTTGAGGCTCTGCACGGTTTTTGGCATCTTCCCGAGGTGGCAGGTGATATACTTCAGAATAAACTTTTCGATATACCATATCATCTCCCCGTCTTCTGCAAGCTGAATCGGCTCTCTTGCGAGAATCGCCCGCACAGCTGCCGGCTTGAGCGGGAAGCTCTCCCTTGCCTTATTTCTGCACTGCGGGCAGTAAATCGCCACTTCCGTTTCGGAGAAAAACGCTTCCTTCCAGCTCTTATCGAATGCTCTCCCGCAGCCGCTGCAAAGCGATACGTTCATTGAATTTCCGGTGAGCTCAAGCATATCGAGCTGGAAAAGGATGAGGTTCTTTGCAGCCTCAAGCTCGCTCGCAGAGGACACGGCATTCAGGAAACCAGTAAACCTGTCATAAAGATCGGGATTAGGCTGGTTTTCGTTTACGAAATAAGATAGCAGATCAGCCGCGCACAGGGCAAAGTTCAGTCCTGCCCAAGACCTGCGGATCTTGTGGTATTTTTCGGTTATATCAAAGTCTGTAAGTGTTCCGAGGTTTGATTCGGCATACTTAGCCGGCAGAAACACCGCCTCGCCGGAAGTAAAGATTTCAATGTTGCCCGCAAGGCCTTTCGATTTTTTAGCCCCTTTGGCAATGAGACGGAGCTTGCCGTTATTCTTTGAAAATAGCGTGAGTATGAGCGAGCTTTCTGAATAATCAACCTTGCGAATGCATACAGCAGTATCTTTCACTGGCATAACTGCTACACCGCCTCAGCCTCGGCCTTTTTCTCGATTCGAAGCCGCTTGATTTTGCGTTTCTCCGCCGCCAGCACTGTAAACAGCAGGTTGCGGTAGGTGAAGGTTTCTCCGGGCTTGGGGATATAGCCCAGATGCGAGAAAACAAACCCGCCAACGGTATCATAGTCTTCGTCCTCGGGCAGCTCGATATCAAAATTCTGGTTCAAATCATCCACGTAAATCTGGGCATCCAGCTCCACGAGATTCTCGTTTACCGGCTTTATAGAGGCGGGCGCCTTTCGTTCATACTCATCCTCAA
This window of the Sedimentisphaera salicampi genome carries:
- the recO gene encoding DNA repair protein RecO, which codes for MPVKDTAVCIRKVDYSESSLILTLFSKNNGKLRLIAKGAKKSKGLAGNIEIFTSGEAVFLPAKYAESNLGTLTDFDITEKYHKIRRSWAGLNFALCAADLLSYFVNENQPNPDLYDRFTGFLNAVSSASELEAAKNLILFQLDMLELTGNSMNVSLCSGCGRAFDKSWKEAFFSETEVAIYCPQCRNKARESFPLKPAAVRAILAREPIQLAEDGEMIWYIEKFILKYITCHLGKMPKTVQSLKRHFEKL